A section of the Castanea sativa cultivar Marrone di Chiusa Pesio chromosome 12, ASM4071231v1 genome encodes:
- the LOC142620545 gene encoding serine/threonine-protein phosphatase 7 long form homolog: MDPHQTGPSIQAVLTRQAVHRSSLLWDASLEGEEVPGVLTCRHREKGLFEGGLDPWIVAYITNAGLDGLLRVPHMDLDHALITALVERWRLETHSFHLPYDEMTITLQDIEVIMGVPVHGLPVVGFTHMDNWCEICIELLGTPNPSDRLVGKKKNTAVLERPRIKAKWLEE; encoded by the exons ATGGATCCACATCAAACGGGACCCTCCATACAGGCTGTCTTGACGAGGCAGGCTGTGCATCGTTCAAGTTTGCTTTGGGATGCTTCTTTGGAAGGCGAG GAAGTGCCAGGTGTACTGACTTGTCGTCACCGAGAGAAAGGTCTATTTGAAGGTGGGTTAGATCCATGGATTGTCGCTTATATCACAAATGCGGGGTTAGATGGGCTACTTCGGGTCCCACATATGGACCTTGACCATGCACTAATCACGGCCTTAGTGGAGAGATGGCGGCTAGAGACGCACTCATTCCACTTGCCCTATGATGAGATGACCATCACGCTGCAAGACATAGAGGTCATAATGGGGGTACCTGTACATGGCTTGCCAGTGGTGGGATTTACCCATATGGACAATTGGTGTGAAATCTGCATCGAATTGCTAGGTACCCCCAATCCATCGGATAGACTAGTCGGTAAGAAAAAGAACACTGCAGTGTTGGAAAGGCCGAGGATAAAAGCCAAATGGCTCGAGGAGTAG